The Desulfomicrobium orale DSM 12838 genome includes a window with the following:
- the serS gene encoding serine--tRNA ligase, whose product MLDIKFIRSNPGAVRESLRKRRSTLQLDQFLAIDQKRRDLLLETEGLKARRNQASTEVSRMKKDGQTSEELMAELGAMSARIKELDDALKVIDQQTTDWLLSIPNVPHLSVPEGASDEDNLEIKVWGEKPSMSFAPKEHDELGAALGGLDFETAAKITGSRFVLLKGWAARMERALISFMLDVQTGENGYAEVMPPVIVNRESLTGTGQLPKFEEDLFHITNTNYYLIPTAEVPLTNIYREATLSEADLPLALCAFTPCFRSEAGSYGKDTRGMIRQHQFDKVELVRFAHPESSFEELEKLLGHAESILQKLGLHYRVVTLCSGDLGFSSAKTYDIEVWLPGQGKYREISSCSNFEDFQARRAGIRFKPAGSKKSQFVHTLNGSGLAIGRTMVAILENYQQEDGSIAIPEALRPYMGGLQCIEARNR is encoded by the coding sequence ATGCTGGATATCAAATTCATCCGCTCCAACCCCGGTGCCGTAAGGGAAAGCCTGCGCAAACGCCGCAGCACCCTGCAGCTGGACCAGTTTCTGGCCATCGATCAGAAACGCCGCGATCTGCTTCTGGAAACCGAAGGGCTCAAGGCCCGCCGCAATCAGGCTTCCACGGAAGTAAGCCGCATGAAGAAGGACGGGCAGACTTCTGAGGAACTCATGGCCGAACTGGGAGCCATGTCCGCCCGGATCAAAGAGCTGGACGACGCATTGAAAGTCATCGATCAGCAGACCACGGACTGGCTGCTGTCCATACCCAACGTCCCGCATCTTTCCGTACCCGAGGGCGCAAGCGATGAAGACAATCTTGAAATCAAAGTCTGGGGCGAGAAACCCAGCATGTCCTTCGCGCCCAAGGAGCATGACGAACTCGGCGCGGCTTTGGGGGGACTCGATTTTGAAACCGCGGCCAAAATCACAGGCAGCCGCTTCGTGCTCCTCAAAGGCTGGGCCGCGCGCATGGAGCGCGCCCTGATCAGCTTCATGCTCGACGTGCAGACCGGAGAAAACGGCTACGCCGAAGTCATGCCGCCAGTCATCGTCAACCGTGAATCCCTCACAGGCACCGGCCAGCTGCCGAAGTTCGAGGAAGACCTCTTCCACATAACAAACACAAATTACTATCTTATTCCCACGGCCGAAGTGCCCCTGACCAACATCTACCGCGAAGCCACTCTGTCCGAAGCGGATCTGCCCCTGGCCTTGTGCGCTTTCACCCCCTGCTTCAGATCGGAGGCTGGCTCCTACGGCAAGGACACGCGCGGCATGATCCGCCAGCATCAGTTCGACAAAGTGGAACTGGTCCGCTTCGCCCATCCGGAATCGTCTTTCGAAGAACTGGAAAAACTGCTCGGTCACGCCGAAAGCATCCTGCAGAAGCTGGGGCTGCATTACCGCGTGGTCACGTTATGCTCCGGCGATCTGGGATTTTCCTCGGCCAAAACCTATGACATCGAAGTCTGGCTGCCAGGCCAGGGAAAATACCGGGAAATTTCTTCCTGCTCCAACTTCGAGGATTTTCAGGCCCGGCGTGCTGGCATCCGCTTCAAGCCCGCAGGAAGCAAAAAAAGCCAGTTCGTGCACACTCTGAACGGCTCAGGGCTGGCCATAGGCCGGACCATGGTCGCCATCCTGGAAAACTACCAGCAGGAAGACGGTTCCATTGCCATTCCGGAAGCATTGCGCCCCTATATGGGCGGACTGCAGTGCATCGAAGCCCGGAATCGCTGA
- the groES gene encoding co-chaperone GroES, with amino-acid sequence MKLKPLHDRILVKRLEEEQVTKGGIIIPDSAKEKPIKGEVVAAGPGKTADDGKLVPMGVKPGDKVIFNKYAGTEVKIDGEELLIMREDDVLAVIEGCCSSCKK; translated from the coding sequence ATGAAACTCAAACCACTGCACGACCGCATTTTGGTCAAGCGTCTTGAAGAGGAGCAGGTTACCAAAGGCGGCATTATCATCCCGGACTCCGCCAAGGAAAAGCCCATCAAGGGCGAGGTGGTCGCTGCCGGTCCCGGCAAGACCGCCGATGATGGCAAGCTCGTGCCCATGGGTGTGAAGCCCGGCGACAAGGTCATCTTCAACAAATATGCCGGCACCGAAGTGAAGATCGATGGTGAAGAACTCCTCATCATGCGCGAGGACGACGTTCTGGCCGTGATCGAAGGTTGCTGCAGCAGCTGCAAGAAATAA